One region of Streptomyces sp. NBC_00442 genomic DNA includes:
- a CDS encoding alpha/beta fold hydrolase: MQLNTRTWGEGDRVALLIHGIMADHRTWRKVGPALAARGYRVVAVDLRGHGASGRGAYTAELFADDLVETLPAGAELAIGHSLGGLSLSLAAERLRPSRAVYSDPAWSVGPPQNGPSAQSISPDLFAQFKSATREMVAGLNPRWEDEDIDIELETLKVWDENTAFGLAAMFGADLAPAKAVVPSLVQLADASFLYDAAEVARLQARGFEVRTVKGAGHTIHRDDFEGFMASLDGWI; encoded by the coding sequence GTGCAGCTCAACACCCGGACCTGGGGCGAGGGCGACCGCGTCGCACTCCTGATTCACGGGATCATGGCCGACCACCGCACCTGGCGGAAGGTCGGGCCCGCGCTCGCCGCACGGGGCTACCGCGTCGTCGCGGTCGACCTGCGCGGCCACGGAGCGAGCGGGCGCGGCGCGTACACCGCCGAGCTGTTCGCCGACGATCTCGTGGAAACCCTTCCGGCCGGTGCCGAGTTGGCGATCGGCCACTCCCTCGGCGGGCTCTCCCTTTCGCTCGCCGCCGAGCGGCTCCGGCCGTCCCGCGCGGTGTACTCGGACCCGGCGTGGTCGGTCGGCCCGCCTCAGAACGGGCCGAGTGCGCAGAGCATCAGCCCGGACCTGTTCGCCCAGTTCAAGTCGGCGACCCGGGAGATGGTCGCGGGCCTCAACCCGCGCTGGGAGGACGAGGACATCGACATCGAGCTGGAGACCCTGAAGGTCTGGGACGAGAACACCGCGTTCGGCCTGGCCGCGATGTTCGGCGCGGACCTGGCCCCCGCGAAGGCGGTCGTCCCCTCGCTCGTCCAGCTCGCCGACGCGAGCTTCCTGTACGACGCCGCCGAAGTGGCCCGCCTCCAGGCGCGCGGCTTCGAGGTCCGTACGGTCAAGGGCGCCGGGCACACGATCCACCGTGACGACTTCGAGGGGTTCATGGCCTCCCTCGACGGCTGGATCTGA
- a CDS encoding GlxA family transcriptional regulator, producing MPTSHRVVIAVFPDVDLLDVTGPAEVFALANRETAGRAGYEVRLAGSDGGEVRTSAGVRLLTDLSFEEVGARVDTLLVPGAVDLTDAGPVARVDPAVVAWVKETAPHARRVASVCVGAHVLAAAGLLDGRTATTHWSTAAQLAADHPAVTVDPDPIFVRTDQGRTWTGAGISACLDLALALVAEDHGEDVALAVARQLVMYLRRQGGQSQFSVPLSRPATSRRDIDELRLWIADHLDEELSAQTLAARMCLSERHFARVFKQETGAGPAAYVEAARVEAARRLLETTDGPLDEIAGEAGLGSVETLHRAFRRQLATTPAAYRRRFRTRRA from the coding sequence ATGCCCACTTCGCACCGGGTCGTCATCGCGGTCTTCCCCGATGTCGACCTCCTCGACGTCACCGGCCCGGCCGAGGTCTTCGCCCTGGCCAACCGGGAGACCGCGGGCCGCGCCGGATACGAGGTGCGGCTCGCCGGGTCCGACGGCGGCGAGGTGCGCACCTCGGCAGGGGTGCGACTGCTCACCGATCTGTCCTTCGAGGAGGTCGGCGCGCGCGTGGACACCCTGCTCGTGCCCGGCGCGGTCGATCTCACCGACGCGGGCCCCGTGGCCCGCGTCGACCCGGCGGTCGTGGCCTGGGTCAAGGAGACCGCCCCGCATGCCCGGCGCGTCGCGTCGGTGTGCGTCGGTGCCCACGTCCTGGCCGCGGCCGGACTGCTCGACGGGCGGACGGCGACCACCCACTGGTCGACCGCCGCCCAGCTCGCCGCCGACCATCCGGCCGTCACGGTCGACCCCGACCCGATCTTCGTACGCACCGACCAGGGGCGCACCTGGACCGGCGCCGGGATCAGCGCCTGCCTCGACCTCGCGCTCGCGCTCGTCGCCGAGGACCACGGCGAGGACGTCGCTCTCGCCGTGGCGCGGCAGTTGGTCATGTACCTCCGGCGGCAGGGCGGCCAGAGCCAGTTCTCCGTGCCGCTCAGCCGGCCCGCCACCTCCCGGCGGGACATCGACGAGCTGCGCCTGTGGATCGCCGACCACCTCGACGAGGAGCTCTCCGCGCAGACGCTCGCCGCGCGCATGTGCCTGAGCGAGCGGCACTTCGCCCGCGTCTTCAAGCAGGAGACCGGCGCGGGCCCCGCCGCCTATGTCGAGGCGGCCCGCGTCGAGGCGGCCCGCCGGCTCCTCGAAACCACCGACGGTCCGCTCGACGAGATCGCGGGCGAGGCCGGACTCGGCTCGGTCGAAACCCTGCACCGGGCCTTCCGGCGACAACTCGCCACCACTCCCGCCGCCTACCGCCGTCGCTTCCGCACCCGGCGCGCCTGA
- a CDS encoding cysteine hydrolase family protein, with product MSTQQTPVDRPSATLREVVGLDSRPPRLSQAVLIMVDFQNTYRSGVMTLDGAEEALAAGARLLERARTAGTPVVHIINDGGENGPYDIRAHIGAISDEVAPKEGEPVVVKQFPNSFHQTELEKVLTDLGAAPGSGKELVIAGFMTHMCVNYTAQGAFNLGYRPTVVAEATATRALPAPDGSVLPAAALQRAALTTVTDLFGTVVPTVDALPA from the coding sequence ATGAGCACCCAGCAGACCCCCGTGGACCGTCCCTCCGCCACCCTGCGCGAGGTGGTCGGCCTCGACAGCCGGCCGCCCCGGCTGAGCCAGGCCGTCCTGATCATGGTCGACTTCCAGAACACCTACCGCAGCGGCGTGATGACCCTGGACGGCGCGGAGGAGGCGCTGGCGGCCGGGGCCCGGCTGCTGGAGCGCGCCCGCACCGCCGGAACACCGGTCGTCCACATCATCAACGACGGCGGGGAGAACGGCCCGTACGACATCCGCGCCCACATCGGTGCCATCAGCGACGAGGTGGCCCCGAAGGAGGGCGAGCCGGTCGTCGTCAAGCAGTTCCCCAACTCCTTCCACCAAACGGAACTCGAAAAGGTCCTCACCGACCTCGGTGCCGCGCCGGGCAGCGGAAAGGAGCTGGTCATCGCTGGGTTCATGACCCACATGTGCGTCAACTACACGGCCCAGGGCGCCTTCAACCTCGGCTACCGGCCCACCGTCGTCGCCGAGGCCACCGCCACCCGGGCGCTTCCCGCCCCGGACGGCAGCGTCCTGCCCGCCGCGGCGCTCCAGCGCGCCGCGCTCACCACGGTCACCGACCTCTTCGGCACCGTGGTCCCGACGGTCGACGCGCTCCCGGCCTGA
- a CDS encoding APC family permease has protein sequence MSATPPPTGGFVRRIGLFQATAINMSQMCGIGPFVTIPLMVAAFGGPQAVIGFVAGAILALADGLIWAELGASLPGSGGSYVYLRQAFQYRTGRLMPFLFVWTAMLFIPLAMSTGVVGFVQYLGYLAPGLNRTAGDVIGLGMIALVVLLLWRGIENIARITAVMWVVMIASVSLVIIAAATDFSPQLAFHYPSGAFELTSGHFWVGFAAGLTIGIYDYLGYNTTAYMGAEIKDPGRTLPRSIIYSIFGIMAIYLLLQIGTLGVIDYHRMLDPDDIASSSVASAVLEKAWGKGAADVVTVLILITAFASVFAGLLGGSRVPYDAARDKVFFRPYAKLHSRHRFPVLGLATMGVITAIGFMIGRRTDLTTLIQLLTTVMVIVQALAQILAVTVLRKRQPGLRRPYRMWLYPLPSLVALIGWLTIYGYSDKNSPGRHPIEWSLAWLVLGCVAFAVWARFEKVWPFGPREIHEEYAEASAAG, from the coding sequence GTGTCCGCAACCCCTCCGCCCACCGGCGGCTTCGTCCGCCGGATCGGACTCTTCCAGGCCACCGCCATCAACATGAGTCAGATGTGCGGCATCGGCCCCTTCGTGACCATCCCGCTGATGGTCGCCGCCTTCGGCGGTCCGCAGGCCGTCATCGGCTTCGTGGCGGGCGCGATCCTGGCCCTCGCCGACGGCCTGATCTGGGCCGAACTCGGCGCCTCGCTCCCCGGCTCCGGCGGCAGCTACGTCTATCTGCGCCAGGCGTTCCAGTACCGCACCGGCCGCCTCATGCCGTTCCTGTTCGTATGGACGGCGATGCTCTTCATCCCGCTGGCCATGTCCACCGGCGTCGTCGGGTTCGTGCAGTACCTCGGCTACCTCGCGCCGGGCCTGAACAGGACCGCCGGTGACGTGATCGGGCTCGGCATGATCGCCCTCGTGGTACTGCTGCTGTGGCGTGGCATCGAGAACATCGCGAGGATCACCGCCGTGATGTGGGTCGTGATGATCGCCTCGGTGAGCCTCGTGATCATCGCCGCGGCCACCGACTTCAGCCCCCAGCTCGCCTTCCACTACCCTTCCGGCGCCTTCGAGTTGACGAGCGGTCACTTCTGGGTCGGCTTCGCCGCGGGGCTCACCATCGGCATCTACGACTACCTCGGCTACAACACCACCGCCTACATGGGCGCCGAGATCAAGGACCCGGGGCGCACGCTTCCGCGCTCCATCATCTACTCGATCTTCGGCATCATGGCGATCTATCTGCTGCTCCAGATCGGCACGCTCGGTGTGATCGACTACCACCGGATGCTGGACCCCGACGACATCGCCTCGTCCTCGGTGGCCTCCGCGGTCCTGGAGAAGGCCTGGGGCAAGGGCGCCGCCGACGTGGTGACCGTGCTCATCCTGATCACCGCGTTCGCCTCCGTCTTCGCCGGGCTGCTCGGCGGCTCACGGGTGCCGTACGACGCCGCACGCGACAAGGTGTTCTTCCGCCCCTACGCCAAGCTGCATTCCCGCCACCGCTTTCCCGTGCTGGGCCTCGCCACCATGGGCGTCATCACCGCCATCGGCTTCATGATCGGCCGCCGTACCGATCTGACCACCCTCATCCAGCTCCTCACCACGGTGATGGTCATCGTGCAGGCGCTCGCCCAGATCCTCGCCGTCACGGTGCTGCGCAAGCGGCAGCCGGGCCTGCGGCGCCCGTACCGGATGTGGCTGTACCCGCTGCCGAGCCTGGTCGCCCTGATCGGCTGGCTCACCATCTACGGCTACTCGGACAAGAACTCGCCGGGCCGCCACCCCATCGAATGGTCGCTGGCCTGGCTCGTGCTCGGCTGCGTCGCCTTCGCGGTGTGGGCGCGCTTCGAGAAGGTGTGGCCTTTCGGGCCGCGCGAGATCCACGAGGAGTATGCGGAGGCGTCGGCGGCGGGCTGA
- a CDS encoding MFS transporter, protein MALSSPGTGIPVPVTAPAPRPARGLLPLLLLGNTAMYALYIGVPGVLLALQIEHIDAAHKVAGFGLVSGVSAIFATVFNPVAGALSDRSGRRNPWILGGGLLALPVMFLLGTVHTIALVTIVWCLGQAVLNVYQAALTSVVPDRVPMAARGRASAAVGLGLPFGSVVGALLGAAFSDHYRTGYLIFGALLAATAVVFTAGTREERRPAKAPLPFARQLAAFTGALRNHDFRWAFIGRALLVLGYFSVAGYQLYILQDHTRLPSGLSPEHAVAILMPVNAVAMVVSTVLGGWLSDRYDRRKLFVGASAALSAAALVIPAVSPGWTAMIAFSVVNGLGFGCYMAVDTALVTLVLPKAEDAARDMGVLNVANAGPQIIAPFAASLIVSLSGGYTALFLAGAALSVLGALAVRPIRSVR, encoded by the coding sequence GTGGCTCTTTCCTCTCCGGGCACCGGCATTCCGGTGCCCGTCACCGCTCCGGCTCCCCGCCCCGCACGCGGGCTGCTGCCGCTGCTCCTGCTCGGCAACACCGCCATGTACGCGCTCTACATAGGCGTGCCCGGCGTGCTGCTCGCGCTGCAGATCGAGCACATCGACGCGGCGCACAAGGTCGCCGGCTTCGGGCTCGTGTCGGGTGTCTCCGCGATCTTCGCGACGGTGTTCAACCCCGTCGCGGGAGCCCTCTCCGACCGCTCGGGGCGCCGCAATCCCTGGATCCTCGGCGGCGGGCTGCTGGCCCTGCCCGTGATGTTCCTGCTGGGCACGGTCCATACGATTGCGCTGGTCACCATCGTGTGGTGCCTGGGCCAGGCCGTCCTCAACGTGTACCAGGCCGCCCTCACCTCGGTCGTGCCCGACCGGGTACCGATGGCCGCACGCGGAAGGGCGTCGGCCGCCGTCGGGCTCGGGTTGCCGTTCGGATCCGTCGTCGGCGCCCTGCTCGGCGCCGCCTTCTCCGACCACTACCGCACCGGCTACCTGATCTTCGGCGCGCTCCTCGCCGCCACCGCGGTGGTCTTCACCGCGGGCACCCGCGAGGAGCGACGGCCGGCCAAGGCCCCGCTGCCATTCGCGAGACAGCTCGCGGCGTTCACCGGAGCGCTGAGGAACCACGATTTCCGCTGGGCGTTCATCGGCCGGGCGCTCCTCGTCCTCGGCTACTTCTCGGTGGCCGGATATCAGCTCTACATCCTCCAGGACCACACCCGGCTGCCGTCGGGGCTCTCGCCCGAGCACGCGGTGGCGATCCTCATGCCGGTCAACGCGGTCGCCATGGTGGTCTCGACCGTGCTCGGCGGCTGGCTCTCCGACCGCTACGACCGGCGCAAGCTGTTCGTCGGGGCGTCGGCCGCGCTCTCCGCGGCGGCCCTGGTCATCCCTGCCGTCTCGCCGGGCTGGACCGCGATGATCGCCTTCTCGGTCGTCAACGGCCTCGGCTTCGGCTGCTACATGGCGGTCGACACCGCGCTGGTCACCCTGGTCCTGCCGAAGGCCGAGGACGCCGCCCGCGACATGGGGGTACTGAACGTGGCCAACGCCGGTCCGCAGATCATCGCCCCGTTCGCGGCTTCGCTGATCGTCTCGCTCAGCGGCGGCTACACCGCCCTGTTCCTGGCCGGGGCGGCCCTCTCGGTCCTGGGCGCGCTCGCGGTGCGCCCGATCAGGTCCGTGCGCTGA
- a CDS encoding LacI family DNA-binding transcriptional regulator — translation MSQTPKQPADRPVPTSADVARLAGVSRATVSYVLNNTSAVRISEPTRIKVRAAAEELGYVPHAAARSLRAGHTRIVLLPTAHIPVGPLYSRFFNELQWELRRLDYTVVQYGSLGLSGDDAARAWAELRPVAVVSLGEIALTPQGVQLLKRSGARAVITLGPQRVEGAHALVMDQREIGESAVAHLRDRGRRRIGVLMPAEPGLELFSEPRLAGARKAVHGTDAAVEPVTMAYTEESAAELAGHWRELGLDAVFAYNDEYAMLLMRALQDADIDVPGAVSVIGADDLLLGRLLRPRLSTVHVEMVTGRHLAELVDRVVRDPDGAPERHDLMGARALPRESS, via the coding sequence ATGAGCCAGACACCCAAGCAGCCTGCCGACCGTCCCGTCCCGACCAGTGCCGATGTGGCCCGCCTGGCCGGGGTCTCCCGGGCGACCGTCAGCTACGTGCTCAACAACACCTCGGCCGTGCGGATCAGCGAACCCACCCGGATCAAGGTCCGCGCCGCCGCCGAGGAGCTGGGGTACGTGCCCCACGCCGCGGCCCGCAGCCTGCGCGCCGGGCACACCCGGATCGTGCTGCTGCCCACCGCGCACATCCCGGTCGGCCCGCTCTACAGCCGGTTCTTCAACGAGCTCCAGTGGGAGCTGCGCCGGCTCGACTACACGGTCGTCCAGTACGGAAGCCTCGGCCTGAGCGGGGACGACGCGGCCCGCGCGTGGGCCGAGCTGAGGCCCGTCGCCGTGGTGTCCCTGGGCGAGATCGCCCTCACTCCGCAGGGCGTCCAGCTGCTCAAGCGCTCCGGCGCACGGGCGGTCATCACCCTCGGGCCGCAGCGCGTCGAGGGCGCCCACGCGCTCGTCATGGACCAGCGCGAGATCGGCGAGAGCGCCGTCGCCCACCTCCGCGACCGGGGCCGCCGCCGCATCGGCGTCCTGATGCCCGCCGAACCCGGCCTGGAACTCTTCTCCGAGCCGCGCCTGGCCGGCGCCCGCAAGGCGGTGCACGGCACCGACGCCGCGGTCGAGCCGGTGACGATGGCCTACACGGAGGAATCCGCGGCCGAACTCGCGGGCCACTGGCGGGAGTTGGGCCTTGACGCGGTGTTCGCCTACAACGACGAGTACGCGATGCTCCTGATGCGCGCCCTCCAGGACGCTGACATCGATGTCCCGGGAGCCGTCTCCGTGATCGGCGCCGACGACCTGCTCCTCGGCAGGCTGCTGCGCCCCCGCCTCAGCACCGTCCATGTGGAGATGGTGACCGGCCGCCACCTGGCCGAGCTGGTCGACCGCGTGGTCCGCGACCCCGACGGCGCGCCGGAACGACACGACCTGATGGGCGCACGGGCACTGCCGCGCGAATCGAGCTGA